GTCCAGTATGTCTGAATATTTTTACCCTGTCCAGGTATCCGGTTTGTCGCTCGGGCAACAACCCCGGCAGAGTGAAGCGGGTGGTGTCGTGTAAGAGGAAGACCCATCATCAAACAGTGGCTCGGAGGAAGCAGCTCGGTTCCGGGAGGActtttgaagcagcaaacaagGAAAATGAGATCAAGTGCTTGCAAGACACACAGCAGGAAAAATTCTATGCGGACCCATTAGAGGTCCCACTAAATTTCAATAATAACTACAAGACTGGTAGAACTGGTTTGGAGCAGGCTGACTACTGTACGCTCTCTGAGGTGACCATAACAGACCACACCTCGTAATGTCCCACTTGGGTTTTATGAGCTACTGTTTTCTAATGTGAAACTGTCTGAACATAACAATGTTTTTTCAGCTCACAAGGGATCATAACACAATGACAGATGTGCTGTTTGGAAGAACTCTACGACTCAAGGTGGCTTTAACACTGTGGCAGAGAAATGTTGGAGAGTTGTTGACATACTTTCTGAGGTATGTTCCGTGCATTTGCTGCGTAAGCGCGTCACGCCGTTTTGTTACGCACACCTCTCTCTTTCCACAGAATCCAAGACACTGGTGTGATTGTTGATTTTCTACCGCTGATATGCAAATGGTAAGTTTTGAGTCTTGCAAGAATCGTGGAAACACTGACAACAAATTGagtaaaagttttgtttttgtctttctctGCAGTATTGATGAGGACTCTTCCAGGATAACCATTGGCTGTTGTGTTGATCTCTTTCCTTTAGTTAGGAAAGTCCTCAGCTGTCCATATGAAGAGTGAGTGTTTATGCTGTCTTGTTTCCACATGCAACTGTCACAGACTGAAACACATTATACCCACAGAGGGGCAAATAGTATATGCATCAGGATATTTACAACAAGTGTAATTCATGGTTGACTTTT
This region of Odontesthes bonariensis isolate fOdoBon6 chromosome 17, fOdoBon6.hap1, whole genome shotgun sequence genomic DNA includes:
- the LOC142365891 gene encoding KATNB1-like protein 1, which gives rise to MDSNSEDGENSVDHAFYYDATHYRVSYAQGRNTKEVKYDKHEEFNKKRYPVCRSGNNPGRVKRVVSCKRKTHHQTVARRKQLGSGRTFEAANKENEIKCLQDTQQEKFYADPLEVPLNFNNNYKTGRTGLEQADYCTLSELTRDHNTMTDVLFGRTLRLKVALTLWQRNVGELLTYFLRIQDTGVIVDFLPLICKCIDEDSSRITIGCCVDLFPLVRKVLSCPYEEYLIVGLKWIHSVLKKWWEELRTSGCSGSTQPRLDENFQVFNQQLWELWHQEPLLKSVPGAAGDIVKVVDSFLFQLN